In Urechidicola croceus, a single window of DNA contains:
- the leuC gene encoding 3-isopropylmalate dehydratase large subunit, translating into MSKSLFDKVWDSHVVRKIEDGPDVFFIDRHLIHEVTSPVAFVGLKSRGLDVLYPNRTFAVADHNTPTINQHLPVEDPLSANQLKTLENNANEYGISHWGLGHQNNGIVHVVGPENGITLPGATIVCGDSHTSTHGAFGAIAFGIGTSEVEMVLTTQCIMQPKPKKMRIKVNGSLSKGVTPKDVGLYIISKLTTSGATGYFVEYAGDVFENMSMEGRMTVCNLSIEMGARGGMIAPDEKTFEYVKGRAMAPKGTDWDKAMEYWKTLKTDVDATFDKEFVFDAADIEPMITYGTNPGMGMGISKNIPSAESVEGGKATYDKSLAYMGYAEQDQMIGKKIDYVFIGSCTNGRIEDFRAFASIVKGRKKADNVTAWLVPGSHIVEAKIKEEGLLDIFEAAGFALREPGCSACLAMNDDKVPAGKYAVSTSNRNFEGRQGPGSRTLLASPLVAAAAAVTGVVTDPRELL; encoded by the coding sequence ATGAGCAAATCATTGTTTGACAAAGTATGGGATTCACATGTTGTGAGAAAAATTGAAGATGGACCAGATGTATTCTTTATTGATCGTCATTTAATACATGAAGTTACAAGTCCTGTAGCTTTTGTTGGGTTAAAAAGTCGTGGATTAGATGTATTATATCCAAACCGTACATTTGCGGTTGCTGATCATAATACACCAACAATCAACCAACACTTACCAGTTGAAGATCCATTATCTGCTAATCAACTAAAAACATTAGAAAATAACGCTAACGAATACGGTATCAGTCATTGGGGATTGGGGCACCAAAATAACGGAATTGTACATGTTGTAGGTCCAGAAAATGGAATTACACTTCCAGGAGCAACTATTGTATGTGGTGATTCACATACATCTACTCATGGAGCATTTGGTGCAATTGCATTTGGTATAGGTACATCAGAAGTTGAAATGGTTTTAACTACACAATGTATCATGCAGCCAAAACCTAAGAAAATGCGTATCAAAGTTAATGGATCGCTATCAAAAGGAGTAACTCCAAAAGATGTTGGTTTGTATATTATTTCAAAACTAACAACTTCAGGTGCTACTGGATATTTTGTTGAATATGCAGGAGATGTTTTTGAAAACATGTCTATGGAAGGTCGTATGACTGTATGTAATTTAAGTATTGAAATGGGTGCTCGTGGAGGAATGATTGCTCCAGATGAAAAAACATTTGAATATGTAAAAGGTCGCGCAATGGCTCCTAAAGGTACTGATTGGGATAAAGCAATGGAATATTGGAAAACTTTAAAAACAGATGTAGATGCAACGTTTGATAAAGAATTTGTTTTTGATGCTGCTGATATTGAGCCAATGATTACCTATGGTACAAATCCAGGAATGGGAATGGGTATTTCTAAAAATATTCCATCAGCCGAATCTGTAGAAGGAGGAAAGGCAACTTATGATAAGTCTTTAGCTTATATGGGTTATGCCGAACAAGATCAAATGATTGGTAAGAAAATCGATTATGTATTTATTGGAAGTTGTACAAATGGACGTATTGAAGATTTCCGTGCATTTGCATCAATTGTAAAAGGTAGAAAAAAAGCAGATAATGTTACGGCATGGTTAGTACCTGGTTCACATATTGTAGAAGCGAAGATAAAAGAAGAAGGATTATTAGATATTTTTGAAGCAGCAGGTTTTGCATTAAGAGAACCTGGATGTTCAGCATGTTTAGCAATGAATGATGATAAAGTACCTGCAGGAAAATACGCTGTAAGTACATCAAATAGAAACTTTGAAGGACGACAAGGTCCTGGATCAAGAACATTGTTGGCTAGTCCATTGGTAGCAGCAGCAGCAGCAGTTACTGGAGTAGTAACGGATCCTAGAGAACTTTTATAA
- the leuD gene encoding 3-isopropylmalate dehydratase small subunit, with protein MAYDKFTILKSTAVPLPIENVDTDQIIPARFLKATKREGFGDNLFRDWRYNGDNTPKQDFVLNNPIYTGKILVGGKNFGSGSSREHAAWAVYDYGFRCVISSFFADIFKNNCLNVGVLPVQISPKFSEEIFSAIYDDPNTQIEVNLHEQTVTLLSTGSKESFEINGYKKENMLNGFDDIDYLQNIKSDIESFAESRPF; from the coding sequence ATGGCATACGATAAATTTACAATATTAAAAAGTACTGCAGTTCCATTACCAATAGAAAATGTAGATACTGATCAAATCATTCCTGCTCGTTTTTTAAAAGCTACAAAGCGTGAAGGATTTGGAGATAACTTATTCCGTGATTGGAGATACAATGGTGACAATACACCTAAACAAGATTTTGTACTAAACAATCCTATATACACAGGAAAAATATTAGTCGGAGGAAAAAACTTTGGTTCAGGTTCTTCAAGAGAACATGCTGCTTGGGCAGTATATGACTATGGTTTTCGCTGTGTAATTTCAAGTTTTTTTGCAGATATTTTTAAAAATAACTGCCTTAATGTAGGCGTATTACCTGTACAAATAAGTCCAAAGTTTTCTGAAGAAATATTTTCTGCTATTTATGATGATCCAAATACGCAAATAGAAGTTAATTTACATGAACAAACAGTAACTCTACTATCAACAGGAAGTAAAGAATCATTTGAAATTAATGGTTATAAAAAAGAAAATATGTTAAATGGTTTTGATGATATCGACTATTTACAAAACATAAAAAGTGATATAGAATCATTTGCAGAATCTCGTCCTTTCTAA
- a CDS encoding alpha-isopropylmalate synthase regulatory domain-containing protein — translation MSSKRIEIMDTTLRDGEQTSSVSFSASEKLTIAQLLLEELKVDRIEIASARVSEGEFEAVKSITNWATENGYIDAVEVLTFVDKGISIQWMVDAGAKVQNLLTKGSLNHLTYQLKKTPNQHFKEIKETIISAKEKGIETNVYLEDWSNGMRNSKEYVFEFLEFLSTQNVKRVMLPDTLGVLTPSESFDFVSEIKNKFSKLHFDFHAHNDYDLSVANVMQALKAGVDGIHLTVNGMGERAGNAPLASVVAVVKDFMPELKIGVNEKALNSVSKLVETFSGFRIPVNKPIVGANVFTQTAGIHADGDNKKNLYFNDLLPERFGRKRKYALGKSSGKANIQKNLQELGLHLNDEDLKKVTQRIIELGDKKEIVTKEDLPYIISDVLDSNLYEEKVLVNSYALTHSKGLRPSTTVSLTIEGETFEANAQGDGQFDAFMNALKNIYLKKKLALPKLIDYAVRIPPGSNSDALCETVITWKKEDKEFKTRGLDSDQTVSAIKATEKMLNII, via the coding sequence ATGAGTTCTAAGAGGATTGAAATAATGGACACTACTTTGCGCGATGGTGAGCAAACATCAAGCGTATCATTTTCTGCGTCAGAAAAATTAACAATCGCACAACTTTTACTAGAAGAATTAAAAGTTGATCGAATTGAAATTGCATCTGCAAGAGTTTCAGAAGGAGAGTTTGAGGCTGTAAAAAGTATTACTAATTGGGCGACTGAAAATGGATATATTGACGCTGTTGAAGTACTGACTTTTGTCGATAAAGGAATTTCAATTCAATGGATGGTTGATGCAGGAGCAAAGGTTCAAAATTTATTAACAAAAGGCTCATTAAATCATTTAACTTATCAGTTGAAAAAGACTCCTAACCAACACTTTAAAGAAATAAAAGAAACAATTATTTCTGCAAAAGAAAAAGGCATTGAAACCAATGTCTATTTAGAAGACTGGAGTAATGGAATGCGCAATTCTAAAGAGTATGTTTTTGAGTTTTTAGAGTTTCTTTCAACTCAAAATGTAAAAAGAGTAATGTTACCTGATACTTTAGGGGTATTAACACCTTCAGAATCATTTGATTTTGTTTCAGAAATAAAAAATAAATTTTCAAAGTTACATTTTGACTTTCATGCTCATAATGATTATGATTTGAGTGTAGCCAATGTAATGCAGGCTTTAAAAGCAGGAGTAGACGGAATTCACTTAACAGTTAATGGAATGGGTGAACGTGCAGGTAATGCTCCACTAGCAAGTGTGGTGGCTGTTGTAAAAGATTTTATGCCCGAACTTAAAATTGGTGTCAATGAAAAAGCATTGAATTCTGTTAGTAAACTGGTAGAGACATTTTCTGGATTTAGAATTCCAGTAAACAAACCAATAGTTGGAGCAAATGTATTTACTCAAACTGCTGGAATTCATGCTGATGGAGACAATAAAAAGAATCTCTATTTTAATGACTTATTGCCTGAGAGATTTGGAAGAAAACGTAAATATGCATTAGGAAAATCATCAGGAAAAGCCAATATTCAAAAAAACTTACAAGAGTTAGGCTTGCATTTAAATGATGAAGATCTAAAGAAAGTTACACAGCGAATTATTGAATTGGGTGACAAAAAAGAGATTGTAACTAAAGAAGATCTTCCGTATATCATTTCTGATGTTTTAGACAGCAATTTATACGAAGAAAAAGTATTGGTAAACTCATATGCTTTGACGCATTCAAAAGGCTTGCGACCTTCAACAACAGTTTCATTAACAATTGAAGGTGAGACTTTTGAGGCAAACGCACAAGGAGATGGACAATTTGATGCTTTTATGAATGCTTTAAAAAATATCTATTTAAAAAAGAAATTGGCATTACCCAAATTAATAGATTATGCAGTACGAATCCCTCCAGGAAGTAATTCAGATGCATTATGTGAAACGGTAATTACCTGGAAAAAAGAAGACAAAGAATTTAAAACACGTGGGTTAGATTCTGATCAAACTGTATCGGCAATTAAAGCCACAGAAAAGATGTTGAATATAATATAA
- the leuB gene encoding 3-isopropylmalate dehydrogenase — MKLNIALLAGDGIGPEVIDQAVKVSDAIASKFGHEINWTPALTGAAAIDAVGEPYPDETHDICVNADAVLFGAIGHPRFDNDPSAKVRPEQGLLKMRKALGLFANVRPTFTFPSLIDKSPLKRERIEGTDLVFLRELTGGIYFGEKGRRDGGETAFDNCVYTREEVQRLAKKGFELAMTRSKRLCCVDKANVLETSRLWRETVQAMEKDYPEVEVSYEFVDAVAMRLVQWPNSYDVLITENLFGDILTDEASVISGSMGLMPSASVGTNNQLFEPIHGSYPQATGKNIANPLATILSAAMMFEMAFGLKEEAEAIRAVVNKSLAEGVVTEDLAAGKKAYGTSEVGDWLAQNV; from the coding sequence ATGAAATTAAATATAGCCCTTTTAGCGGGAGACGGAATAGGACCAGAGGTCATTGATCAAGCAGTAAAAGTAAGTGATGCAATTGCAAGTAAATTTGGACATGAAATCAATTGGACTCCAGCATTGACAGGTGCAGCAGCAATTGACGCTGTTGGTGAGCCTTATCCAGATGAAACACATGATATTTGCGTAAATGCTGATGCAGTTTTATTTGGAGCGATTGGTCATCCAAGATTTGATAACGACCCAAGTGCTAAAGTTCGTCCAGAACAAGGTTTGTTGAAGATGCGAAAAGCATTAGGTTTATTTGCCAATGTAAGACCAACTTTTACATTTCCATCTTTAATTGATAAATCTCCATTAAAAAGAGAACGTATTGAAGGAACAGATTTAGTTTTTTTACGTGAATTAACTGGAGGAATTTACTTTGGAGAAAAGGGTAGAAGAGATGGTGGAGAAACTGCTTTTGATAACTGTGTATACACAAGAGAAGAAGTGCAACGTTTGGCTAAAAAAGGATTTGAATTGGCAATGACACGTTCTAAAAGATTATGTTGTGTAGATAAAGCAAATGTATTAGAAACTTCACGTTTGTGGAGAGAAACTGTACAAGCAATGGAAAAAGATTATCCAGAAGTAGAAGTGTCTTATGAATTTGTAGATGCAGTCGCTATGCGATTGGTACAATGGCCAAATTCATATGATGTGTTGATTACTGAAAATTTATTTGGAGATATTTTAACAGATGAAGCATCTGTAATTTCAGGATCGATGGGATTAATGCCATCAGCATCTGTAGGAACTAATAACCAATTATTTGAACCAATTCATGGTTCTTATCCACAAGCAACAGGAAAAAATATTGCAAACCCTTTGGCAACAATACTATCAGCCGCAATGATGTTTGAAATGGCATTTGGATTGAAAGAAGAAGCTGAAGCAATTCGAGCAGTAGTAAATAAATCTTTAGCAGAAGGTGTTGTAACTGAAGATTTAGCAGCAGGAAAAAAAGCCTACGGAACAAGTGAAGTAGGAGATTGGCTTGCACAAAACGTTTAA
- a CDS encoding Dabb family protein, with the protein MKKILLLTVTLFLTSCTCNEKSTSMAQGDFAHIVFFWLKNPDNQADRKAFEESLTRFINKSEFIKTMHVGTPAATNREVIDNSYTYCLSLTFENKAMQDKYQDEPNHKIFIEESSPLWEKVIVYDSENILK; encoded by the coding sequence ATGAAAAAAATATTATTATTAACCGTAACTCTATTTCTAACTAGTTGTACTTGCAACGAAAAATCAACATCTATGGCACAAGGAGATTTTGCTCATATTGTATTCTTTTGGCTAAAAAATCCAGACAATCAAGCGGACAGAAAAGCATTTGAAGAATCATTAACTCGATTTATCAACAAATCTGAATTTATTAAAACGATGCATGTAGGTACTCCTGCAGCAACCAACAGAGAAGTTATTGATAATAGTTATACTTATTGTTTAAGTTTGACTTTTGAAAATAAAGCAATGCAAGATAAATATCAAGACGAGCCAAATCATAAAATATTTATTGAAGAATCTTCACCATTATGGGAAAAAGTGATTGTATATGATTCTGAAAATATTTTAAAATAA
- a CDS encoding TonB-dependent receptor: protein MKKVILLLLIFSIMSCKSVKEKTTYLEPEFQPDTVVATQPEISLADYLRRLSGVTVKGQGDNTLVLVRTGNSFMNTSEPLFLVDGNTFNGNYSQLSSMINVLDIKSVSVYKEPSETGIYGIRGVNGVINIKLK, encoded by the coding sequence ATGAAAAAAGTAATCTTATTACTTCTCATATTTAGTATAATGAGTTGTAAATCAGTTAAAGAAAAAACAACCTATTTAGAACCTGAATTTCAACCAGATACTGTTGTTGCTACACAACCAGAAATATCACTTGCCGATTATTTAAGAAGACTATCAGGTGTTACAGTAAAAGGTCAAGGAGATAATACACTTGTTTTAGTTCGAACAGGAAATTCATTTATGAATACTTCAGAACCCCTTTTTTTAGTTGATGGAAATACATTTAACGGTAATTATTCTCAACTATCAAGTATGATAAATGTATTGGATATAAAATCAGTTAGCGTATACAAAGAACCCTCAGAAACTGGAATATATGGTATTCGTGGTGTTAATGGAGTTATCAACATAAAATTAAAATAA
- a CDS encoding TonB-dependent receptor plug domain-containing protein: protein MKNLISICIICLLFLMSCKSQQDGVIIESAKQPNNEVSNLKVEIPLSDYLRQLSGVTVRGSGDDISIRVRSGGNSLVMSSEPLFLINGNQFNGSFNELTGIISTADIKSVQVYKDASDTSFYGVRGANGVISIKLK, encoded by the coding sequence ATGAAAAATCTAATATCCATTTGTATTATTTGCCTACTATTTTTGATGAGTTGTAAATCTCAACAAGATGGAGTTATTATTGAATCTGCCAAGCAGCCTAATAATGAAGTTTCTAATTTAAAAGTAGAAATTCCATTGTCTGATTATCTACGACAACTTTCAGGAGTTACAGTTCGAGGTAGCGGCGATGATATTTCAATACGTGTGCGCTCAGGTGGTAATTCATTAGTAATGAGTTCTGAACCATTATTTTTAATCAATGGAAATCAATTTAACGGCTCTTTTAATGAATTAACTGGAATTATTAGTACAGCCGATATTAAATCTGTTCAAGTATATAAAGATGCTTCAGACACTTCATTTTATGGTGTACGTGGAGCAAATGGCGTTATTTCTATAAAATTAAAATAA
- a CDS encoding LacI family DNA-binding transcriptional regulator → MASFNNIRIVDIAKILNVSVSTVSKSLKDSHEISEKTKKRVRAVAKKHNYQPNFSAVSLKNRSTMTIGVIIPDILNYFFVNALHGIEKEARANGYKMITCLSNEQHHLEVENLNVLANGSVDGLILSLAKGTQSSHKYKHVQNVINNNIPVVLFDRVTDDLNCDKIISDDFKGAYDATLFLINSGCKNIALITTHTDLSVVKLRKRGCEKALIENDLLNRKLVFNIDNLNRSEPIIQNFLASNNVDAVFTVDELLAIKVLKIANKLKYKVPNDLKVIGFADGELSKEYYPSLSTVDLHANEIGKIAAKTLLERLEQNKQNSKKEDKNVQLVPKTIIVNSKLIHRNSTNN, encoded by the coding sequence ATGGCTTCATTTAATAATATCAGAATAGTAGATATTGCAAAGATTTTAAATGTATCAGTATCAACGGTTTCTAAATCTCTGAAGGACAGTCATGAAATAAGTGAAAAAACTAAAAAAAGAGTAAGGGCAGTAGCCAAAAAACACAATTATCAGCCAAATTTTAGTGCGGTTAGTTTAAAAAACAGATCGACAATGACTATTGGTGTTATAATTCCTGATATACTGAACTATTTTTTTGTAAATGCTCTGCATGGTATTGAAAAAGAAGCTAGAGCAAATGGTTATAAAATGATTACTTGCTTATCAAATGAACAACATCATTTAGAAGTTGAAAATTTGAACGTTCTAGCAAATGGGAGTGTAGATGGCTTGATTCTTTCATTAGCCAAAGGAACTCAGAGTTCACATAAATATAAACATGTACAGAATGTTATTAATAATAACATTCCAGTGGTGTTGTTTGATCGAGTTACAGATGATTTAAATTGCGATAAAATTATTTCTGATGATTTTAAAGGAGCCTATGATGCAACATTATTTTTAATTAATAGTGGTTGCAAAAATATAGCCTTAATAACTACACATACTGATTTAAGTGTTGTAAAATTAAGAAAAAGAGGTTGTGAAAAAGCCTTGATTGAAAACGATTTGCTGAACCGAAAATTGGTTTTTAACATTGACAATTTAAATAGATCAGAACCTATAATTCAAAACTTTTTAGCATCAAATAATGTAGATGCTGTATTTACTGTTGATGAACTGCTAGCTATAAAAGTTTTGAAAATTGCCAATAAATTAAAATATAAGGTTCCAAATGACTTAAAGGTTATTGGATTTGCCGATGGAGAATTATCTAAAGAATATTATCCATCATTATCAACTGTAGATTTACATGCGAACGAAATTGGTAAAATTGCAGCTAAAACTTTATTAGAACGTTTAGAACAAAATAAGCAGAATTCTAAAAAGGAAGATAAGAATGTTCAGTTAGTGCCAAAGACTATTATTGTTAATTCTAAACTTATTCATAGAAATAGTACCAATAATTAA
- a CDS encoding HsdM family class I SAM-dependent methyltransferase has product MNKSKLNKFLNNYSKEILEVDRLLVSSFLDSNNINIVHNDFINNYLISNIDEDYSDFLDFNSKININTLEDLISAFEFVISPEDKVITGAVYTPKNIRDYIIESTFNKWEGNIEDVICADIACGCGGFLLTVSNYIKYNSNKNFNEIYSENLFGIDIANYSINRAKILLSLNAIIQEEDANFNFNFHTGNTLSFDINNAFNNTINNFDIIVGNPPYVCSRNMDEESLSLVKNWSVGNSGHPDLYIPFFEIGVKNLSPNGVLGYITVNSFFKSINGRGLRNYFSSKNLSLKIVDFGGEQIFEAYNTYTCLCFVSNEFSNGIYYKRKESKSLLEINENDFYFIEYKSIDDWNGWNLVDNEYAEKLISIIENTGIHFFDKYQTRNGIATLKNKVFKFTPVREDNEYYYRKEKGEEEVRIERGICRSIINSNSIESQESLFANREVIIFPYYYTNEIRNVIVEDDFRINFPSAYSYLESNRSVLSKRDKGKREYEAWYAYGRTQSLDIKGLKLFFPHITDSPNFVITEDRDLLFYNGLAAFSEDINELLILKSILETDIFWFYISQTSKYYISNHRSISKNYIKKFGIPEFTEDEKNYILNHNNKDDIKFLIESKYYNRLDNYENELRLENNTPVPI; this is encoded by the coding sequence ATGAATAAGTCTAAATTAAATAAATTTTTAAATAACTACTCTAAAGAAATTTTGGAAGTAGATAGATTGCTTGTTTCTTCTTTTTTAGACTCTAATAATATTAATATAGTTCACAATGATTTTATTAATAATTATTTAATCAGTAATATAGACGAAGATTATTCTGATTTTCTAGATTTTAATTCAAAAATTAATATAAACACACTTGAAGATTTAATTTCTGCTTTTGAATTTGTTATCTCGCCAGAAGACAAAGTTATTACAGGCGCTGTTTACACGCCTAAAAATATACGAGACTATATCATAGAAAGCACTTTTAATAAGTGGGAAGGGAATATTGAAGATGTAATTTGTGCTGATATTGCATGTGGCTGTGGTGGTTTTCTGTTAACAGTTTCTAATTATATCAAATATAATAGCAATAAAAATTTCAATGAAATTTATAGTGAAAATTTATTTGGTATTGACATCGCAAATTATAGTATTAATAGAGCAAAAATACTTTTAAGTTTAAATGCCATAATCCAAGAAGAGGACGCTAATTTTAATTTTAACTTTCATACGGGAAATACTTTAAGTTTTGATATTAATAATGCTTTTAATAACACTATTAATAATTTCGACATTATCGTTGGAAACCCTCCTTATGTATGTTCTAGAAATATGGATGAAGAATCTTTATCGTTAGTAAAAAACTGGAGTGTTGGAAATAGTGGTCATCCAGATTTATATATTCCTTTTTTTGAAATTGGTGTTAAAAATTTATCTCCGAATGGAGTTCTAGGTTACATTACAGTCAATTCTTTCTTTAAAAGTATAAATGGGAGAGGACTTCGTAATTATTTTTCTTCCAAAAATCTATCTCTAAAAATTGTAGATTTCGGAGGTGAGCAAATATTTGAAGCATATAATACTTATACTTGTTTATGTTTTGTTTCAAATGAATTTTCTAATGGAATATATTATAAGCGAAAGGAAAGTAAATCACTATTAGAAATAAACGAAAATGATTTTTATTTTATCGAATATAAAAGTATTGATGATTGGAATGGTTGGAATTTAGTTGATAACGAATATGCGGAGAAGTTAATATCAATAATAGAGAATACAGGAATTCATTTTTTTGATAAATACCAAACAAGAAATGGTATAGCTACACTTAAAAATAAAGTTTTTAAGTTCACACCTGTTAGAGAAGACAATGAGTATTATTATAGAAAAGAAAAAGGGGAGGAGGAAGTTAGAATTGAAAGAGGAATTTGTCGTTCGATTATTAATTCTAATAGTATTGAAAGTCAAGAATCATTATTTGCAAATCGAGAAGTTATCATTTTTCCGTACTATTATACTAATGAAATCAGAAACGTAATTGTAGAAGATGATTTTAGAATTAATTTCCCAAGTGCTTATAGTTATTTAGAATCTAATAGAAGTGTGCTTTCAAAACGAGATAAGGGAAAAAGAGAATATGAAGCTTGGTATGCATATGGAAGAACACAATCCCTAGATATAAAAGGACTTAAACTGTTTTTTCCACACATAACAGATTCTCCAAATTTTGTTATCACGGAAGATAGAGATTTACTATTTTATAATGGTTTAGCTGCGTTTTCAGAAGATATAAATGAATTATTAATACTAAAATCCATTTTAGAAACAGATATATTCTGGTTTTACATATCACAAACAAGTAAATATTATATTTCTAATCATAGATCAATAAGCAAAAACTATATTAAGAAGTTTGGAATTCCAGAGTTTACCGAAGATGAGAAAAATTATATCTTGAATCATAATAATAAAGATGATATAAAATTCTTAATTGAATCCAAATATTATAATAGACTTGATAATTATGAAAATGAATTAAGGTTAGAAAATAATACTCCAGTACCAATTTAA